The Campylobacter concisus sequence AGAATCCAAACGGTCAAAAATAGAACAAGAAATCTCTTTTTGATCGAGAAAAACGAGCGACTTGAGAGTAAAGGCGAAGAGATATTAAATTTATTAATAAGCGAGTAAAACATGTGTGGAATCGTAGGATACATCGGAGATAAAGAGAAAAAAGAGGTCATTTTAAGCGGCCTAAAAGAGCTTGAGTACCGAGGATATGACAGCGCTGGTATGGCTGTGATGAGTGATGACAAAATCGACTTTTTTAAGGCTGTCGGTAAGCTTGAAAATTTAGCCCTAAAGACAAAGGACTTTACATCAACTGGCTTTGGCGTGGCGATAGGTCACACACGCTGGGCGACGCATGGCAAACCAACTGAGATAAACGCTCATCCACACCTTGGCGAGCACTCATTTGTCGTTCATAACGGCATCATCGAAAACTACAAAGAGCTTAAAGATGAGCTTGAAGCAAAGGGCGTGAAATTTGTCAGCCAAACCGATACTGAGGTGATCGTGCATCTTTTTGAAGAAATTTTAAAAGAGAAAAAAGACCCATTTAAAGCTTATGAGGCGACTATCGCGAAGCTAAGAGGTGCATATGCGACGCTACTTATCACCAAAACTGCGCCTGATAAGATATTTTTTGCAAAAGATGCCGCTCCTATGGCGATAGGTAAGAGTAATGAAAAAGAGCTATATTTTGCTTCATCAGACGCTCCACTTATTGGCAATGCAACAGAAGTGGCATATCTTGATGACAATAATTACGGCTATGTGAGCTTAGACGAGATAGCTGTTTTTAAACACGGCAAAAAGGCTAGCATAACATTTAACGCCTTGCCAAAAGACAAAAGTTATGCCCAAAAAGAGGGCTATACATTTTTTATGGAGAAAGAAATTTACGAGCAAGGTGCAGTCGTATCTGAAACCATCATGGGCAGAGTCAAAAACCACAAAGTCACCCTTGAAAATTTAGACGATGAATACCTAAAAGGTATCGATGATGTAGTGCTTTGTGCGTGTGGCACGAGCTACCATGCAGCGCTAACCGCAAGCTATCTTTTTGAAAGACTTGCTAAAGTTAGAACAAAGGTCGAAGTAGCAAGTGAATTTAGATATAGAAAGCCTTATCTAAACAAAAACTCGCTATTCATCGTAATCTCACAAAGTGGCGAGACAGCCGACACTCTTGAAGCACTTAGGATAGCTAAAGAGGCTGGGCTAAAGACACTTGCGATTTGCAACGTCGATAACTCATCTATCGTTAGACTAGCTGACAATACTCTTCTAACTCGCGCTGGCATCGAAAAAGGTGTGGCAAGTACAAAGGCTTTTGCAACGCAGATCATCGTGCTTTGGATGCTTGTGCTTCAAATGGCGGCAGCAAAGGGATCTATCAGCAAAAAAGAGCTTGATCACGAGATCAAAACGCTTCTTCACATCCCACAAATTTTAAATATCAATAACTCTCTTCAAGAGAAGCTTCACCGCCTAAGCAAGCATTATTTACACGGACATGGCTTCTTCTTTATCGGTAGAGATATCTTCTATCCACTAGCACTTGAAGGTGCGTTAAAGCTTAAAGAAATCTCATATCTTCACGCCGAGGGCTATCCATCAGGCGAGATGAAGCACGGTCCTATCGCACTTGCAGATGAGAAGCTATTTACAATCGCTTTAATGCCTCAAAATTTACTTTATGAAAAAGCAAAAAGTAACGTCGAAGAGCTTGCTGCAAGAGATGCCTACATCCTAGCGATAAGCCCACTTGAGTTTGAGCTAAGCGATGACTACGTAAAAATAAGCGCACAAGATCACTATATGAGCGAATTTTTTGAGATGATGCTTGTACTTCAGCTACTTGCACTTGAAATTTCTGTTAGACTTGGCAACAACGTCGATATGCCAAGAAATCTTGCAAAAAGCGTGACTGTCGAATAACTCGTGTGGCTGGCATCTTGCTGGCTACTTAAATTTTTATAAAAGTAGTTTTGCATTATGCTACTAAACATAAATCTTATATTAATATTTTTATAATATTTGCTTATATATAATGTTAAAAAACCAACTTAAATATTAAGGATAAAAATGAAGTTAAGTTCATCTTTACTAAGCATAGGCCTTGGAGTTTTACTTTTAAGCGGTTGTGCAACTGGCAATAGCAACGGTGTAACTGGCAGTGCTGCTGGAAGCAATAACAATAATGCTAACACAAAAATAGAAAAATGCAGTAGCACTCTTGGAACACTTGCGTTTTATGAAGACCAAAATTCTGATTGGTATTCATATTTAACACACAACTACAAGCTCACATCAACTATTCCGGTTTTGCGTCTTCTTGCGCAACAAACTGGTTGTTTTGTTATAGTTGAACGTGGCGCTATGATGGATAATATGATGCAAGAGCGTGCACTTGATAGATCAGGCGAACTACGTGGTGGTTCCGGCTTTGGTAAAGGTAAAATGGTAGCAGCTGATTATACTATTCGCCCTGAAATTTTCTTTAGTAACGAAGATACGGGCGGTGCAGGTGCTCTTGTTGAAGCACTTTTTGGTAGTGTAGCAGGTGCTATAGCTGGTGGTTTTTCAACAAAAGAGACACAAACCACATTGGTTCTTATAGAAAATCGTTCAGGTGTTCAATTAGCGGCAGCTATTGGCTCAGCTTCTAGCACTGACTTCTTTGGCATGGGCGGCGGTGCTGGCGCTTCTCTTGGCGCGGGACTTGGCGTATATTCAAGAACACCTGAGGGAAAAACACTTGTAAATGCTTTCCTTGATTCAATGAATCAATTAGTTATTGCTCTAAAAGACTACAAAGCACAAAATGTAAAAGGCGGTCTTGGCAAAGGCGGAAGTCTAAAAGTAGGAGAATAACATGAAATTTTTAGCCATTTTATTTTGTTCATTGACTTTTTTGTTTGCTATGAGTTATGAAAAAAAAGTTGAAGCTAGGCTTTGTGGTCTTATAAATCAAAGAGAAATGGCTAAAATTTATGGCGATATAAGAAGCATTGATAGCTTTGACAAAAAAATAGAAAGCTACAAATTTCGCAACGGAATAGAAAAATTTGACGAGGATAGTTGCCGTGCAAATGGCTACTATCCTGTTGATCCAAACTATGCGCCATATCCGCCTAACTACCGCCCATACTATCGAAATGAGTACGAAAGATATGATAGATTTCAGCGTGGTTACCGCGGAGGCTACTATAACGATGACGACTATGATGATGGTTTTGAGCGTGGATATAGACGTGGTTATAAGGATGCTAGAAGAGACTATAGGCTAGGTAGATAATCTTATCTAGCCTTAACTTTAACTGGCTCTTTTCTAACAAAAAAACGACTTCTACAAATAGCAAATCAAAAACAATACATATACCAAATTTTACTGCTATAAATAAGTTCAGTGCATTGATTAAAAATTACAAAACCTGTGGATACGACAACATCCCAACTACCCAAATTTTTCTTTCGACAAAAGAGTAATAGACACCCTTACAAATAAGCTAGAGCAAGACCATAAAAATTTAAAAGAGCTAACAAGCAATATCAGCAGAGACGATCTTTTAAAGGTGCAAATTAGTGCACTTGAAGATGAAATAATAAGTTCATCTCTCATAGGGGGCGAAAGGCTTAAAAGATCAAGCATTCGCTCGTAGATAAAAAAGAGGCTAGATGAAAATTTTGACTGGCTAGCTGATACTCATGCGACTAGACACAGTGTTAATCTAGTCTCGCTAATGTTTGAAGTAAATTTAAACAAAGACTATATGAACCTCGAGCGGCTACATGGCTGGCACAATACCTTGTTTGAATATATCCAAAGCAAAACTTACAAGATAAAACGAGCCAAGTTTAGAGATGATGAGATGAGCGTCGTCTCAGGCTCTCCAGAAAATGTGCAAATCCACTATGAAGCCTTGCCAGTAGAGGTATAGAAGATGAGATGAGAACTTTTAAAATTTTATCAACAAAAGCCTTGAAAACGCATATCTAAAAAGTTTTATTGCACATCTTTAGTTTTTTATCCATCCTTATGATGACGGTAATGGACGCATAACAAGGGCTTTGGCGCACTACTTTTTAAGAGAAGATGGTGTTAATCCATTTTCTATCTCTAGCATTATTTAAGCAAATAGAAAAAATTATTATGAAATTTTAGAGCAGATAACAAATCTTGGAAATAATTTAAATTTTGATTTCACAGAGTGGATAATGTAGCACACCTACAAGCGGTAAATAGCGCTATAAACAAGCTATAAGCTTACTAAAAATATAAAATTTCTATCGTAATTTAAGAGTCAAAGCCATTAAAATTTATCTTTACCTAGTATCGTTGTCAGCTGTTCTTTGATTCTATCATCAAATTCACTAACGCTTATGACACCCCTACTTTCGCACATCTTGGCATCATTAACATCGCAGTAGTCACTAAGTGCATTTTTGTATCCGCCCCTTATGCAAGCCTCTCTGTCTTCTAAAAATCCAGCACCACCAAGGATAAGCACGCCAAGATCAAAACCTATCTTAAATTTCGCACTCGCTGAGCTTTTAACCCAGCTTAAAAATATCTCATCGTATCTTAATCCAAGTGCTCCAACGCCATCTGGCACGACTAAGATATCCACACCATAAAGGCTTTCAGCATAAATTTCTGGATGAAGCCTGACACCAAATTCATCGACAACCTCAGGCTTTAGTGCGTAAGTCTTGATATTAAAATTCTCAAATTTATGTAAAAAATCATAAATTTTGGCAAAGCTTAGTAGATTTAGCTTGTCAAACATCAAAATGCCAACTTTCATGCTAGCTCCTTTTAATGAAGTGCCTCATTTAGCTTGATCGCCCTTTTGCTCGCACTTGCAGTGATCTGACCTGTTTGGCTATTTTGTCTAAAATGAAGTCCATTTAGCCCACCAAGCTCAAGCGCTTTGTAAATTTCAGCTTCAAATTTAAACTCTGGATTTAGTTTGGCTAGCTTTTCGCGCTCGCTAGCTGATATATAGACT is a genomic window containing:
- a CDS encoding Fic family protein is translated as MHPYDDGNGRITRALAHYFLREDGVNPFSISSII
- a CDS encoding DUF4172 domain-containing protein — translated: MRQHPNYPNFSFDKRVIDTLTNKLEQDHKNLKELTSNISRDDLLKVQISALEDEIISSSLIGGERLKRSSIRS
- a CDS encoding peptidoglycan-binding protein, with product MKLSSSLLSIGLGVLLLSGCATGNSNGVTGSAAGSNNNNANTKIEKCSSTLGTLAFYEDQNSDWYSYLTHNYKLTSTIPVLRLLAQQTGCFVIVERGAMMDNMMQERALDRSGELRGGSGFGKGKMVAADYTIRPEIFFSNEDTGGAGALVEALFGSVAGAIAGGFSTKETQTTLVLIENRSGVQLAAAIGSASSTDFFGMGGGAGASLGAGLGVYSRTPEGKTLVNAFLDSMNQLVIALKDYKAQNVKGGLGKGGSLKVGE
- a CDS encoding gamma-glutamyl phosphate reductase, coding for MKFLAILFCSLTFLFAMSYEKKVEARLCGLINQREMAKIYGDIRSIDSFDKKIESYKFRNGIEKFDEDSCRANGYYPVDPNYAPYPPNYRPYYRNEYERYDRFQRGYRGGYYNDDDYDDGFERGYRRGYKDARRDYRLGR
- the glmS gene encoding glutamine--fructose-6-phosphate transaminase (isomerizing) — encoded protein: MCGIVGYIGDKEKKEVILSGLKELEYRGYDSAGMAVMSDDKIDFFKAVGKLENLALKTKDFTSTGFGVAIGHTRWATHGKPTEINAHPHLGEHSFVVHNGIIENYKELKDELEAKGVKFVSQTDTEVIVHLFEEILKEKKDPFKAYEATIAKLRGAYATLLITKTAPDKIFFAKDAAPMAIGKSNEKELYFASSDAPLIGNATEVAYLDDNNYGYVSLDEIAVFKHGKKASITFNALPKDKSYAQKEGYTFFMEKEIYEQGAVVSETIMGRVKNHKVTLENLDDEYLKGIDDVVLCACGTSYHAALTASYLFERLAKVRTKVEVASEFRYRKPYLNKNSLFIVISQSGETADTLEALRIAKEAGLKTLAICNVDNSSIVRLADNTLLTRAGIEKGVASTKAFATQIIVLWMLVLQMAAAKGSISKKELDHEIKTLLHIPQILNINNSLQEKLHRLSKHYLHGHGFFFIGRDIFYPLALEGALKLKEISYLHAEGYPSGEMKHGPIALADEKLFTIALMPQNLLYEKAKSNVEELAARDAYILAISPLEFELSDDYVKISAQDHYMSEFFEMMLVLQLLALEISVRLGNNVDMPRNLAKSVTVE